Below is a genomic region from Coregonus clupeaformis isolate EN_2021a unplaced genomic scaffold, ASM2061545v1 scaf0010, whole genome shotgun sequence.
TCAGCCACCCTCTGGTTTGTTATTTAAAAAATCTAGCAACTAATTCACAATACTCTTACTCATGTTGCTTTATGTTTATGTGGAGTCTAATTCTGCCCTCTGCCATTGAAGGTTGACATGTCGACTATTACATCATGCTCATTAGAGACTGAAGCGGACATGAGGACACTACaaaggggtcaggggttagtaCCACAGGAGTTACAAATGGGCTCCTTTGCAAGGACATGCGTCAGTAGTCTGTTATAGCACCTCGAAGAGATAAGCATAACAGTTGTCTGAAGATGGAGGTTAAGATTCTGTATTGGTGAGACATGGACCTCTTTAGAATTACAAAAATGCCAAATTCTTCCCTATTAGGACAGGTTAATAATTCATGCACCTTAGCAGCTTTGTTCATTACTGAATCGGAGTGGTATATCTCAGACTAAAATACGTGTAATTCACATGCTTTTCCCTCTGACTCCATGAAAAGTATTAGAGGATTCAAGTACTGAAGCCCATATTACATTGTAGTCCATGAGATTTTTTAACCTGCcttgttttatttgtatttgtttaagtGTTGATTTGTATTTTTCTATGATTAAACTTTGTACAACTTCTAGGTTGGGACAGGCTTTGATAGTTGCCTCACACAGCCTGTTAGGTGATTTACtttgtaaaaagaaaaaaaagtgacGTTATCATCTGATTGGTTAGACACTGCCATCACTGTTGCCCATGTAGATTGTGGTTTGagaaaagtatttggttttataaCTGGACACTATAGAGCAGCTATGTACAGATGCATCCTTTTGTTTGTAGCGTTTCTGCTGTATACAGGCCAATCCATTTGAGTTATAACCAATTAACCAGTCCATGTATAGCTAGCACTGAGCAAGTCTGGGTTCTGTGATGTGAGCACAGCACACTGCCATTTGGAAATCTCTCTGCGCTTTATTGAACAAGTGATTGATGAAAACTTGTAAAAAGGCAAACATCTGGTTGTTTTGTCTTAACTTTGATTTACAGGCTAATTGAGTTCATGCTgcatttgtaataaagtatgttTCACTCAACCATACcacaagcgatgcgtgttaatgttcagactgAGTGtcagggctcttaacaaaactcctgCACACCTTCGTCCAATGACTTCTGTAATGAAACCGGGTCATGGTTAAGGGCTATACTCCCTTTAGTCACAACCCTTTTTCACTAAAGATAGCAGGGAAAGTATGGTTCAAACACTACACCAAGCTGTGGCCAATTAGCATGAATGGATTGTTTTCTTTGATAGCAGATGCTTACAACCTTTTGATTCCTGTATAAATACTTTTTCCATTAGGCAATTACCCAATGGAAAGATGCCACAGATGCCCCGCTCACATTAGAGCCATGATCACTGGTGTCAGTCATGCATCAGCAGACACTATGGGGCTTTCTTATAAGCCGGGATAGTCCCTCCTTTTACGAGCCCTTACAGAGAATGAAGTTGTGCCTAGATTTCCCAGCTTTGACAGTGAGCCAACGTACAACCACCACATGGCCAGTTCAATCATTTTGCTTGGGACTAATTTCCAAAAAGCTCTTTATACACTTTCCTGAGGTTGCGTTTTAGATTTGGCCCAACGTTTTGTAAGCTTGCATGCAATCAAGAGAAATCTGAGGGGGGGGGGAATTTACGGTCCATTTAACTTTCTTTTTTAAAGTCATTTGAAGAATTGCATAATGTGCACGTCATTGTAAGTAATCAGTTAAAATGAGACCATAAACtggagttttataaaaagttttAATTTCATTGACCAAAAGCAAACCACAATAAGACAATAAAAAAAACTGGACAACCCCCAATGAGAtacattaaaataaaaaacatttggtGAACATAGTCAAGGAACAGAGCTTTAAAATAAAACAGCAAGGAGGGTTTTTTCATCCAAACAAGGACACCGATTCAGGGGTAGGGGACATTTCTTCTGGGATGGAGGACTCATCTGGACTGCTCaactagagaaagagaaagaaaaagtggtgagtgaggaaggagagaagagacttCTGAAGACAATCTCCATAAACTACAGCTGGGCATTCCAGCTTGTCACTGCAGGGTTAAATATGTAAGTAGTCTCCACTCGCTAAGACCTACCCAGTTTAGGGCTGatcccatttagtcgactggtcgattgtttggtcatcCAATATTTTTTTGGTTGAGCAGTCATACGTACCAGTTTCTCTTTATGGCACGAGAAACCTTTGAGTCGTGGCTAAGATGCAGAACGCGCTCTCCCGCCAATTAATTGTTCCATAACGTCACTGTCAATTGTTTGCCCTttgttagtgtctatcaattcaccagtagtacatttaccattgattcccataatttctaatctacaatgtttgtttaacgtaatttctgttaatgcattcaatattattGCAGTCTTACCGTTCGTCAGAGTGGACACatttgcagagtgcacaaccaATGCTACACTTGAAACAACTTTAGATACATTTAATTCCATTTACTAGTTGTCAATTTAGTAATTGTCTTTTGTTTaaagcgctcctgtcaatgttgagtaaggacgctcACCTGACTACgtatagaagtaggcctaggctacctggcctacgcgcaaatgtaggcctataaaatgtgcccatttggggatatgatagtatttctgattggcttaactcaccaccactaatgaggtGTAGAGCTTCAAAGTAACCTTTTcatcacctcaaacagcaagtaaacaaagtctgtttacATACATTGAGattgacaatagttcctcaatgtatttgaaaaatctttccagcactctcccttttgataaccattgagtgaaagggaaaaatgtaatgctcGGATCCAgcggaaacgtcataaaataggccgtcccgattacttcttatcccttgcgcaaatagcctacagccgTGTCTGTTTGGAGCTCACTGGTGCAGGAAACAGAAGcaagaatattttatacaatgttgcaagtttgctagcgtcgggctggacccagttgataatGTTTTGAGTTTGTTGCAGACAGGCtatgcgtagccaatgtgatttataggatatttatttttaaatcatgATATTTTCTATCTGCAGGCTGCAATAGAAGTTACTATTAGATTTATATCATTTTCATATAATTTATTACCACGGTTCCACAAAAATGCACAAATGAAAGCCATAACTGGCACCCAAATCGGTAGAAATTGATtcaattggcattccacatgaaaaaaggttgccgacccctggtgtagcctattatcggcaacttcaggagcataACGGCAGAATCTGTGAAGGCCAGCAGGAGGATGATGATGTGGTGGTCGGGTACAGgttcttgatctctggctcccgaGTAATTTGTTTATTTCATCAAATTGTGCACTTAAAGcacatgtcaaactcattcctAGGCTACCTGGAGGTCAGAGTGTCTAAGGgctttcactcctcccttggaCTTGATTGATGAGTTAACGTCACTGTTTAGTAAGGAACTCTCCTCACCTGGTTgtgtaggtcttaattgaaaggagaaACCAAAacccagcagacactaggccctccagggaatgagtttgacacccctggcttaaagcatcagacaagcgcAGTgcatagttgattttattaaaacacatggtgtatctatggaaaaatacactttaAAAAAAGAATATGTTGACCAactgattggtcgaaagaacagatgaCTTTCAGGCAGCAAATATTTGTGTGGAGGACAGCCCTACATGGCAATCCAATGGTCTCTTGTCACCACCATTACTCAGTGAGTTATTATACCAGGCAATTATCTTGGGGGTTACCATGAGCTGACAATATCCTCCTGGCCTTTCAGGCCCAACATTAGAGTACTAATGATTAACAGAGGTGGCATGCCCCAGGCACAACACAGGGCACATTGAGGTTTATTATGATAGCCCCTCTTCACTACATTCCACATAATTCCCTTTTCAATTGAATTAAACAAGTATCAGCAGACAGTGACAGAAAGACTTAAATATGACTCAACTTGTAAGAATAAAAAGTGATGTCAGTTTGAATAGAGAAAGACTCCATGGGAGGCTGCATGTAGAAGGATCGAGAGAGCCTTACTGTAAGTGGAGATGTCGATCTCTTCTGGCAGCTCGGCCACATTGACCTCGAAGCGGTCCTGCACGTCATTCAAAGTCTTGGCGTCTGTCTCGTCTGACACAAAGGTCACGGCCAGACCCTTGGTTCCAAACCGGCCAGCACGGGCCACCTGAGGGGCAAGAGGGTCAGATGGGAGTGACAACTCAGAGCCTATATCTGAGATCTACAGAGGTCAATGACAAGTTGATGAAATAATCATAGATACTTCAATCACTGAAATGGGTATTTGGAAATACCATTTACAACCAGAAGACAGGTGTTTGAGGCTCCTTCAGTTATGTGACTCACCCTGTGTAAGTAGGTGTCTGAGTCCTCAGGCATGTCGTAATTGAAGACAATATTGACCCGCTCGATATCCATCCCTCGGCCAAACAGGTTGGTGGCCACCAGGATCCGCCTTTGGAAGTCCTTGAACTGCTGGTAGCGGGACAGCCTGGGGATAGCGAGCCAGAGAGGATTAACACAGCTGCTATAGGTATTACTGGACGTAGAGGCTGCCCTTTGAAGGCAACAATGTGTTGAGTtaatttaagaggctttcagCTCCATAAAGTCAGCATTTGGGGCTCCATTTAATTGGAGATGTGTGAGAGAAAGGTGTGCGTGTGAGCGACAGACCTCTCCTCCTGAGCCATGCCCCTGTGGATGGCAATGGCAGGGAAGTTCTGCTCCACCAGTAGCTGAGATAGCGCCACACAGCGCTGCACTGACTTGACAAAGATCACCACCTAGAGGCACACAGGAGACATTAAAACCTATAGCAAACAGCACAAATACTACTATTTTTTACAGGGATAAAAATGATACCATTAGTCTGTGGGTTTACCTGGTTGAACTCCAGCACATCAAGCAGGTCAAAGAGCTTGCGGTTCTTCTCGCTGTCCTTCAGCTTGCAGTAGTATTGCTGCAGACCATGCAGAGTCAGCTTGGTCTCATCATCTACAAACACCTCCATGGGCTACAAGAGACAGAGAACGTCACTTCAGAACCACAAAATCAACTTTTCTATGAAGTCAATGCAAAGATAGTTGTTTGTAAAACAGCATTTGGAGTCCATAACCTCATTAAGTGGCATTGCTACCCCCTGCTGGCCCTGTACTCACATCCTGCATGAACTTGCGGCAGACAGGTCGAATCTCCTTGCTGAGGGTGGCACTGAACATCATGCACTGCTTCTCATGGGGTGTGAGCCTGAAGATGTCCTGTACGTCACGCCTCATGTCTGAAACACGAGAGCAATGGGACCAGGGATAAAACGGCCCAGCCTCAAACTACCCCCCAGAACAGCCAAGTACCAGGACATCATTCTATTCAGTCTAGATGTGATAACAGATTTCCATGGGGGAAACCCTTGTTCAAACCTGTTACATTCAAGATAGTGATTGATATAATTCACAGTTCTGGGGGGGTAAATGACAAAAATAGGTTGGATGAAAAGCATCTCCAAATAGGAAGAGGGATAATAAGCAGGACTCACCCAACTGCTCCAGCATCTTGTCACACTCATCCAGGACGAAGTGCTTGACGTTCTTTAGGTTGAGGGTCTTGTTGCGGATGAGGGCCAGGATTCGGCCAGGGGTTCCCACCACGATGTGAGGGCAGTTCTTCTTCAGCACGTCctcgtccttcttgatggacagGCCTCCGAAGAACACGGCTGCCTTGACTGTGGGCATGTACTTGGAGAAGCGCTCGTACTCTTTGCTGATCTGGAAGGCCAGCTCTCGTGTGTGGCACATTACTAGAACTGACAcctggaggaaagaggaggattTGATGCTAATAGATCACTTGTGGGTTATGCATAACACATACTTGAAACTTGGCATTCCAGAGACATTTTCAGAGTGCATATACTGACCTGTCCATCCACGGGCTCGATCTGCTGTAGTGTGGCAAGAACGAACACTGCCGTCTTGCCCATACCAGACTTGGCCTGGCACAGGATGTCCATGCCCAGGATGGCCTGAGGAATGCATTCATGTTGAACTGGAAAACAATTAGACATTTGGTCAGTATGCCTGAATGCAATTTCACCAACTTTATCAGAACAAATAAAGAGGCATTATTTGCCATCACACCTTGGACAACACATGCATTGTAATTGACAAGTGGTCCATCAACACCCAATGACCATTTATACTTCTATGTCTTCCTAGACATGCACTCCATTGTATCCACAGACATGCCACTCATCTATTCATGACTTCCATTTATGCCACTCCCAGCACTCATCCACCAAACAGCCACCCATTGCACTCACCTTCAGATGGATGTTCAAAGCCACAGTCTACGATGGCACGGAGCAGCTCTGGTTTGAGCAGGAAGTCTCTGAAGCCAGAGCTGTGGATGGAGACATAGGAGCCCTTCACCTCCTTCTTGCCTGCTGGGGCAGCGGTCTCTGGGGCTCCCTGAGGCTCCTCATCCTCTTCATAGTCCAGCAGCTCATTGTCAACGTCATTCTCAGCCATTCTGTCTACAGAGATATGTTTAAAGAGGGGGGTGAGGGGGCAATAATGGCTGGTCATTCACAACGGTTGTCACCATTTGCTTTGATTAAAGACTCTCCGAGACAATATTTTttgtaatacaaaatgtattcACTTAGGAGATTTGATGGTTAACAGACTAACACCGCCACTAGCTAACTATTTACAATGGAAATAAGTAATCCGCTAATCTATGGTAATGTTAGTCTACATCAGAGCCCTCTATAAAAAAGGTACAACAAGTAGCATTCAGTAACACCAAGTAATCataacatttaaataaataatgACGATGACAGTGTCAAACTAGCTAAGCCATGACTATCCAGTTATGTAGTTAGTTACTAACCACGTTCGACAGCAAAATAAACTATTTATTACAAACAAAGCCAGGGGCCATGGTTACTTGCAATTTGTAATAAATGCCTAACAAGCTACAATAAAGGTTCCGTCAACGTCAACAATAGTCGGGGATTGGCTAGCTCGGTAGCTAACTAACGACTAAAGTCAGAGATATCTCTGGTAACGTTACATCCGTAATGCAAACAATGTCATGAATCGCCTCCGCCTTCTTTGACCGCACACAACTCAAGCCAACCTAGTTAGCTCAATTACTAGCAGTTctggtagctaacgttagctaataaaACTAACGATGTAGCGAGCTATGAAACAGACTATTGTCCAAATTACACAACCTGTTCATTCACACGTGGCTAATTCCAATGTTTTGCACGACTTGAACCGGTTttggttagctaacgttagccctggCTAGCAAACTAGCCTTCTCAGAACTAACGCTGCTTAAAATTAATTTGCCAATATCTTGCTCATCAGCAAACCATCAAAAGAAGTTCATAATTTCTAATAAAGCTACGAGAACCGGAATATTTCCAAAATGACACAAATAAGCAACATTATCTACAGTCTTACCTTACAGTGATATTACAATTCAACCTCCGAAAAATGCTACTCAAACCACATGGGGAGGAGGCCTCAGTTTATACGACTAGCCGGAACTTCCGCCTCCactaaatacagaaatatcattGGTTGGTTTACGCGTCATTTTGACAAAACTACTCCTAACCTTATCACGATTGGCCAAGTCAAGCTGTCAATCATCAGTGACGTTAAGCGCTGCCACCCTTAGCGGCGTTGAAAGAAAGCGGATGTTTCTGGTTTTCAGGGATactatgccgcgttcaaaacaacagAGAACTGtgaactcggaaatctctgacttccgacttcagtgcgttcaagataAATTGGAACTTGGGAAAAAACGACCTCcaactgggaaaaatcgttttgaacggtcatccaactcggaattccaagtccgAAACgttggcatctttctagagctccgactttccgacctgaagatcactgacgtcatgatttgacctgttttttccgcgttccaagttgtcttgaaagcgcAATACAGTGGGCGCGTTCCAGCGTATCACTTTTGTCCAGACGTTGACCAACTTTGGTCAccacctttcaaagtgtgtttCATTATGGGTATAAAATTTTTCCAACTTGCCACATGACTGCAAGACCTTTAGAACAACCACATGCATGAACTTTCGACTGCAGTAGGCtggacatttctgcagttgcTCCTCACCAACTTGAAGTCGGAACCAAAGCATTGTGGGAGACAACCTtcagttttttgtaaggaaaagGCACTACATGCTCATAAATGGTTGATGTCGCCACCTATCATTGGTTATTATGTTTACTGTTTTGGGTGGATGACTATTTAGAGCTGTGTTTCCATCAAGCTGACtttttgcggataaaaggctgtgcgtgatgacgtagtgaacataaaaataactttgacCATGTACCGAAtacaaaatacaagttaaatgggtttccatcgcattatCAACTCTACTGATAGCTATGTCACAAAAAACGGTTGTGTTATATATAA
It encodes:
- the LOC121551019 gene encoding ATP-dependent RNA helicase DDX39A; its protein translation is MAENDVDNELLDYEEDEEPQGAPETAAPAGKKEVKGSYVSIHSSGFRDFLLKPELLRAIVDCGFEHPSEVQHECIPQAILGMDILCQAKSGMGKTAVFVLATLQQIEPVDGQVSVLVMCHTRELAFQISKEYERFSKYMPTVKAAVFFGGLSIKKDEDVLKKNCPHIVVGTPGRILALIRNKTLNLKNVKHFVLDECDKMLEQLDMRRDVQDIFRLTPHEKQCMMFSATLSKEIRPVCRKFMQDPMEVFVDDETKLTLHGLQQYYCKLKDSEKNRKLFDLLDVLEFNQVVIFVKSVQRCVALSQLLVEQNFPAIAIHRGMAQEERLSRYQQFKDFQRRILVATNLFGRGMDIERVNIVFNYDMPEDSDTYLHRVARAGRFGTKGLAVTFVSDETDAKTLNDVQDRFEVNVAELPEEIDISTYIEQSR